The genomic DNA CCCGCACCTCACAGGCGGTGGAGGCATGACCGCGGAGCGTCCGGTGATCCGGATCCGGTCGTTGACGAAGTCGTTCGGTGCGTTGCGGGTGCTCAAGGGGGTGGACCTGGACGTCCGCCGCGGCGAGGTGGTGTCGTTGATCGGCGCGTCCGGGTCGGGGAAGTCGACGCTGCTGCGCTGCATCAACGGACTGGAGGACCCGGAGTCCGGCCTCATCGAGGTGGACGGCGCGTTGATGGGCCGGGAGCTGCGCGGTGGCCGGATCCACGAGATCCCGCCGCGGCGCGCCCGGGCGCAGCGGGCCGAGGTCGGGATGGTGTTCCAGAGCTTCCACCTGTTCGGGCACCGGACGGTGCTGGAGAACGTCATGCTCGCACCCCGCCATGTGCGTCGGGTGTCGCGGGACGCGGCCCGGTCCTCGGCGATGGAGCAGTTGGAGCGGGTGGGGTTGGCGGACAAGGCCGGCAGCTACCCGCGGCAGCTCTCCGGCGGCCAGCAGCAGCGGGTGGCGATCGCGCGGGCGCTCTGCATGCGTCCGACGGTGATGCTGTTCGACGAGCCCACGTCAGCACTGGACCCGGAGCTGGTCGGCGAGGTGCTGGACGTGATCAAGGGCATCGCCGCCGACGGCGCGACGATGATCATCGTGACGCACGAGCTGGCCTTCGCCCGCGACGTGTCCGATCAGGTCGTCTTCCTGCACAACGGCTCGATCCTCGAATCCGGTGCTCCCGAAGCAGTTCTCGGGAATCCCCAGCAGGACCGCACCCGCGAGTTCCTGCAGCGCTACACCGGGGCGGCCTGACCCTCCCGGCTTCTTCTCCCGCGGCGACGCCCCCGTCGCCCGCGGTTCGTGTTCGACCCATCGATCGACAAGGAGCACCACCATGTCCGCGCTCACCCGTTTCCGGCGCACGCCCCTCATCGCAGTCCTCGGC from Nakamurella alba includes the following:
- a CDS encoding amino acid ABC transporter ATP-binding protein, with product MTAERPVIRIRSLTKSFGALRVLKGVDLDVRRGEVVSLIGASGSGKSTLLRCINGLEDPESGLIEVDGALMGRELRGGRIHEIPPRRARAQRAEVGMVFQSFHLFGHRTVLENVMLAPRHVRRVSRDAARSSAMEQLERVGLADKAGSYPRQLSGGQQQRVAIARALCMRPTVMLFDEPTSALDPELVGEVLDVIKGIAADGATMIIVTHELAFARDVSDQVVFLHNGSILESGAPEAVLGNPQQDRTREFLQRYTGAA